ACGCCCAGCACCGCCGCCGCCCGGCGCGCCTCGCCCACACGGGTGTCGCCCAGCGCGCGCATGTTCTGCGGGCCGGGGCGCAGGGTGCGCTCGGTCAGGGCCGCGTCGAACTCGAAGCCGTCGCCGGCCGTCATCCACGCGATGGACACCTGCGCGCCGGCCGCCTGCGCCTGCTGGATCATGCCTGCGCAGCACAGCGTCTCGTCGTCGGGGTGAGGGGAGAGCATCAACACCCGCTGCCCGGCGCGGAACGGCGTGGCGGCCGGCAGTGCGGCGACGCGCGCGCTGCTGCGGTCGAACACGCGGCTCACCAGCGGCAGGTTGATCCACGCGGCCAGCGCCGCCAGCGCCAGCACCACGGCACCGGTCCAGAGGCGGGAGCGGCGCGGCGCGGACAGTCGGGTCATCCCCACCACTCTAGAGGGCCGGTCACGCCGCGCGGCCTTCAGCTGTTCTTGCCGAGCAGACCGCGCACGACCGAGTCGTAACCCTCGGGGTACACCGGGAACATCCGCCGGGACTGCGTGTTCCACAGCACGTCGAAGCTGTGGTAACTGAGGTAGGCGACCGGGCCCACCATGCTGTCACTCACCCAGAACACCCGCGCCTGATCGTCGTAGCCGCGCACCACCCGGAAGTGGTTGAGGTGCCCGGGCCGGTCGAACCACTGCAACACGATCACCGGGATGCCCAGGGCGAGCAGCCGCTTGACCTGCGAGGCCTGGGCATCCCGGACTGCCATGGTCTTGAGCTTGTAGCGGGCGAGTTCGGGCGCGATCGCGCTGACCTGCATGTACCCGCCGTCGGGCCGGGTGGCCCGCTGGATCACGTCCTGCCCGAGCTTGACCTTGTAGAAGCCCAGCACCGACGACAGGGCGCTCGGCCCGCAGTTGTTGTACGTCTGGAAGTCGAAGGCCAGCCCCTGGAGGAAGGTCCGCACCGGCAGGACGTCCGCGCCGGGCAGCCAGTCGTTCAGCGGCAGCCACCCGATGAAACTCGCGACCGTCGCGTCGGGCGTGCTGGACCACGCGACCGGGCCCGCCACTCTGGTGGGGTCCGGCCGCGGCACCGGCGGCGCCGAGCGCCCCAATGCGACCGCGCTCAGGCCCAGCAGCAGCGCGCCGCCGCGCAGCAGGAGCGTCCTCATGGAGTGGAGGGAGGGGAGCGTCACGGAACGCCCCGCAGTCGAGTGGTGCGGCATGCAGGAGCAGCTTACCCGGTCGGCACCTCGGCCGTGGCGAGGCGCTCTGGAGCGGGCCGCAGCGTCACGACGGCGCGCCCCCGGGCGCCGCTGTGCCGATGTCCGTCTCGGGCAGCGCCTGCGCGCAGCGGCGGCAGTAGCGGGCGTCGGTCTCGTGGCGGTCCAGGCCGCAGCGCGGGCACAGCCGGTCGGCGCGGCGGTTGGCCTGGGCCTGCGCGAGACCGACTGTCACGATGCCGGTGGGCACGGCGATGATGCCGTATCCCAGGATCATCGCCAGAGACGCCAGCGCCTTGCCCACGGGCGTCTTGGGGGCGATGTCCCCATAGCCCACCGTGGTCAGCGTGACGACCGCCCAGTAGATGCTGGTGGGGATGCTCGTGAAGCCGTACTGCGGCCCCTCGATGACGTACATCAGCGTGCCGATCACCACAACCAGCGTGAGCACCACCGCGAGGAACACCGTGATCTTGGCGAGGCTGGCCCGCAGCGCCAGCGTGAGCACACTCGCTTCCGAGAGGTAACGCACGAGCTTGAAGATGCGGAAGATGCGCAGCAGCCGCAGGACCCGGAGGATCAGCAGGAACTGCGCGCCCGGCACCGCCAGCGCGATGTAGGCCGGCAGGATCGAGAACAGGTCGACCAGACCGAAGAAACTCAGCGCGTACCGGCGTGGCGTGGGCGCCGCGATCAGCCGCAGCACGTACTCCACCGTGAACACGGCGGTGAGCAGCCACTCCAGGGTGCGCAGGGCGGTGCCGAAGCGGGCGCGGTAGATCCCGACGCTGTCGAGCATCACCGCGAGCACGCTGAGGATGATGGCCGCGATCAGCAGGACGTCGAACGCTCGCCCGGCCCGGGTGTCGGCGTTGTCGATGATATTCGCCAGCGTGTCGCGCCACGCTGCCCGCCCGGCCGTCCCGCTGCGCATTCCGGCAGTCTAGGGGCTCGGCGTGGAGCAGGCGGTCCGCTGCGTCACGGTCGGCAGCGCCCACCCCGGGGTCACGCAGACACGAGCTGTGCGGGCGCCGGGCGGCGGAGCTTGGACGCATACATGGCCAGGTCGGCCCGCGTCACCGCGTCGGTCAGGACGTCCCCGACGCGGACCGGCGTGCGGCCCACGCTGACCGTGCAGCCCAGCGATCCGTCCAGCCGCGCGTCCAGGTCGGCCACCTGCGCCTCCACCGCTGCCGCGGTTCCGGTCAGGAGCAGCACGAACTCGTCCCCGCCCCAGCGGCCCGCGACGTCCCCCGGCAGGGCCACGGCGTGGAGCGCCGCGCCGAGCCGGCACAGGCACTCGTCCCCGGCGGCGTGCCTGCGCGTGTCGTTGATGCGCTTGAACTCGTTGATGTCGCAGACCAGCAGGGTGGCGGCGCGGCTGCCCAGCCCGGCCGCCCACGTGCTGAACGCCGACTGCACGCCGCGGCGGTTGAGCAGCGCTGTCAGCGGATCGTGCAGCGCCTGCCGACGCAGCGTGTCCTGAAGCGCCTGTACTTCCTGACGCTGCCGGTCGGCGTGCAGGATCCAGAACGCGAAGGTGCCGCCGATCGAGAGCAGCGTCACGCCCAGGTACAGCAGGATGTTCGGCACGTTCAGCGCGAAGGCCACACCCTGCCCGTGTCCGGCGCCCAGCATCACGGTGCGCGGGACGGTCAGCAGCGTCACCAGTCCCAGCACCCCGAGGTTCAGGGCGTAGGCCGTGCGCAGCGTCGGCTCGGCGCGGGCCTGCCGCACGAGCAGCCGCACCAGCGCCACGCACACAGCGCCCAGGTACACGCACACCAGCACGAAGCGGACCGTGAAGAGGTCCGCGCCCACTGTCAGGGATGCCAGCAGCGCCAGCACGGCCGCGAGCAGCAGTGCGTGGCGCAGCAGGGCCGACGGCGTGGGTGCCTGCCGTCCGAAGCGGGCGAAGGCGTGCAGGAGCGCGGCCGCCCCGGCCATCACCAGGCCGTTGCCCAGCAGGATAGAGGGCAACTGGGTCTCCGGGGTCCGCAGGGCGCCGATCAGCATGCCCAGCACGACCGCTGCGTGCCCCACTGCCCAACTCCGCCACCCCGGGTACGACGGCCGCAGGTACGCGAGTCCCACGGTCAGCGCCGAGACCAGCGTCGTCACGGCCCACACGGTGCCGGCCATCACGACCATGCCCGGCTCTGCTGTCCACCCGTCGTCCACGCCACCCCCCAGGCCATCTGTGTGGCTGTGGCCTCAGTCAAGCAGGGGGGCACTGTCCGGAGTCTTACGCCCGGGAACCCGGGGAACGCGCGCCCACCGGGCGTTCAGGCGTGCGAGACGACGAAGACCACAAGGGCGATGGTCAGCAGCACGGCCCAGAACCACAGGGGAAACGAGGACTGCGTCTGCTGAGAGGGTCCCGAGTACACCTGCGGCGCGGCGCCCTTGAGCCTGACGCGGGCCACGGTGCCGGCGCTAGAACTTAATGTGGTCGAGTGTCTGCCCATACAGTCGTCCTCCCTGACACGGCGTTCCGCACGTGAAGGGATGGTAAAGCTCGCGCCGGTGTCAGTGCTGTGTGATTCCCGTCGTCGGCAACCGGGGGCATGACCCCCCCCCGAGCGGCTGCGGCAGGCCAGGACGTCAGGTCGTCTGATCGAGCATCGAGATGACCGCGCACGCGAGGTTGTACACGGGCTGGTGCCCGTGCTCGGAGCACATGCGCTGCGCAGCGCTGACGCGCGCGTTGGCGCGGCTGGACGCCGACTCGAGCCGCCAGTCCCAGCCGCGCGCCTCGGCCTCCTCGCGCAGACCGTACTCAAGGTGGCGCTCACCGTGCAGCCACCACCCGCTGCTGGCCCCGACCTGGTACACAGGAATCCACGCGCCCTCGGTGAACACGCTGTACACGTTCACGCTGCCCTGCCGCTCGGCGCAGATACGGTCAGGCAGGCGTTCTGTCAGGGTACACAGCAGGTCATTCATCGGATGAGCTGACGGTAACATCTGCCTCCAAACCGGTGGGAAAGAAAATGTTCAAGGTGACGCACCCTTTATGAACGATGAACGACCGTCCCATGAGTCGTGGGCGGTGCGTTCCGGGTCCGCAAGAGGGAACACGTACCCGCTTATAGGGTTCACACCAGAAACGTGCCGGGCCGTGCGCCCTGACCGGCCCGGCATGGTGCCCAGCCGCGTTCAGGGCTTCGGGTAGCGGTCGAGCGTGTACAGGGCGCTCACCTCGTACGGTTGCAGGGCGCGGTTGTACAGCCGCAGGTCGTCCACGCTGCCCGAGAAGGGCGAACTGCCCGCGCCGCTGTCCGTGCCACCCTGCGCGTCCGCGACCGTCCACGCCGCGGTGCCCTGGGGCAGCACATACGCGCTGCTGGCCGACGCCTGCGCCACCCGCACGCCGTCGCGGTACAGCCCGAGGATGGACGGGCTGCCGCTGAGGATCGCCACGTACTGCGTCCAGGCGTTGCCCGTTATGGCGGTGGGGTCGGTCACGTTCAGCGCCGCGCCGCTGGCGGGAGCAAGGCGCGCCGTGACCCGGCCGTCCGTGCCCAGGGTCAGGCTGAATGCCCCGTCCTTCGTGCCGGTCAGCCAACCGCCCCGGTTGAGCCGCGTGCTGTCCGGCCGGACCCACACGTTCACGCTGAACTCGCCCGGCAGCGGAATCGGGGCGGTCGTGCCCCCGCCGGACACGCTGACCGTGCACGCGGCGGCGCCGGGGTCGTTGAAGCGCTCGGCCCGGTCCGCCACGGTGTACCGGTCGGCCACCGGGGTCAGGCACCCGCTCCCCGCGTAGGTGCCGCTGCGCTTGTTGCCGCTGAGGTCGGTGAACGTGTTCCCGTCAAAGACGAAGTGCGCCTGCGAGCCCGTCTGGAAGCGGGTCACGTTGAGCGTTCGCGTGTCGGTGGTCCGTCGGCCGCTGCTGTCCGTGGCCGTGACCTTCACGGTGTAGGTTCCGCTGGCCTGATAGTCGTGCGTGGCGGTGAAGTTCCCCGTGGACGCTGTGCTGGGTGTGCTGCCGGTCTCGCCCCAGTCCACGGTGACGCCCTGCAGTGTGCCGCTCGTCGTGCTGGCCGTGCCGCTGATGGTGACGCGCTCCGGCGTCCCTGAGATGCCGTTCACGACGGTCACGTTGTTCAGCGTGGGCGCGGCCGGGTCGGGCGCGGGCGTCGTGGCGCTCGCCTCGGTCGAGTAGGGGCTCGTGCCGGCGGCGGTGGTGACGCGCAGGTGGTAGGTATACGCGGTGCTGGGGCTCAGGCCGGTGTCGGTGTACGTGGTGGCGCTGCCGTCCGGTGAGGCCACCGGCACGTACGGCGCGGTCCCGCTGCGCCGCTCCAGGGTGTACCCGGTCGCGCCGCTCGCGGCCGTCCACGTCACGGTGATGCTCTGGGGCGAGCTCGGGGTGGCCTGCACGCCGGTGGGCGCGGTGGGCGGAGTGGGCGCGGCGGTGCCGGGGCCGCAGCCGCCCAGCAGGCCGATGCCGGCGAGGGCGGTGAGGACGGCGCTGATCCGGTGGGCAGTGCGGTATGTGGTCATGGAGTTCCCCTGTGGGCGTGGGCGGTGGGACGGGCAGCAGTGTGGACCGGGCCTGATGGTATGGCGGCGTGGCGGCGGGCCGGATTGGGCCACCGTGAAGACCCCCTGCGGTTGGCGGGTGGGCCGATAGAGGAGAGCGCGGGTGACAAATCGCAAGTCGGAGCCTAATATTCTGTTATGAGCGAAACGCCGCTGTCCCCCCTGCTGGTGCTGCACGCGCCACCCGGCCACGACGTCGACCCACAGGCGCTCGATGCGCTCAAGGCGTACGCCGGCGCCCGCTACGGCGCGTCGGTGCTTGTCAACCCGCGCCTGGAGCCGGCCAGAGCCCACCAGCCGCTGCTGCTCGGTGACTGGGGCGCCATGCGGCCTGGCCGCGTGCTGGCCGACCTCCAGCCCCTGATCGCCCGCGTCTTCTTCAACCTCGACTGGCTGGCCGATGTGATCTGACGCGGCGCCCGAACGGGAGGTGGCACGGCGGGCCGGCGGAGTCTCACTGTCCCGTTTTGCTGTCCAGCACGCCGAGAGGTGCCTACCTGTTCCCGCTGTGAATGTACCCTGGATGACGCCCAGATGAAATCGCTTCTCTATGGTGTGGCGGTATCACCCCAACCCCCCAAGGAGATTCATGCGCGCATCCCTGGCTCTTGCCCTGTCCTGCACCCTGCTCGTCGCCGCGTGCGGCACCACTCCCGCCGCCACCGCCCAGAAGGCCCAGACGCCCGACATGATCGCCCAGGCGAACAAGGTCGCCGTCGTGAGCGTCAAGGTGGCGCCCGAGGTCAAGTACCTCGACCTGAGCCTCACACCTGTCAAGGGCGGCACCACCCAGAAGCTGAGCGCCGCTCCCGCCGACGGCACG
This region of Deinococcus metalli genomic DNA includes:
- a CDS encoding C39 family peptidase, which encodes MRTLLLRGGALLLGLSAVALGRSAPPVPRPDPTRVAGPVAWSSTPDATVASFIGWLPLNDWLPGADVLPVRTFLQGLAFDFQTYNNCGPSALSSVLGFYKVKLGQDVIQRATRPDGGYMQVSAIAPELARYKLKTMAVRDAQASQVKRLLALGIPVIVLQWFDRPGHLNHFRVVRGYDDQARVFWVSDSMVGPVAYLSYHSFDVLWNTQSRRMFPVYPEGYDSVVRGLLGKNS
- a CDS encoding ion transporter; amino-acid sequence: MRSGTAGRAAWRDTLANIIDNADTRAGRAFDVLLIAAIILSVLAVMLDSVGIYRARFGTALRTLEWLLTAVFTVEYVLRLIAAPTPRRYALSFFGLVDLFSILPAYIALAVPGAQFLLILRVLRLLRIFRIFKLVRYLSEASVLTLALRASLAKITVFLAVVLTLVVVIGTLMYVIEGPQYGFTSIPTSIYWAVVTLTTVGYGDIAPKTPVGKALASLAMILGYGIIAVPTGIVTVGLAQAQANRRADRLCPRCGLDRHETDARYCRRCAQALPETDIGTAAPGGAPS
- a CDS encoding sensor domain-containing diguanylate cyclase, producing MDDGWTAEPGMVVMAGTVWAVTTLVSALTVGLAYLRPSYPGWRSWAVGHAAVVLGMLIGALRTPETQLPSILLGNGLVMAGAAALLHAFARFGRQAPTPSALLRHALLLAAVLALLASLTVGADLFTVRFVLVCVYLGAVCVALVRLLVRQARAEPTLRTAYALNLGVLGLVTLLTVPRTVMLGAGHGQGVAFALNVPNILLYLGVTLLSIGGTFAFWILHADRQRQEVQALQDTLRRQALHDPLTALLNRRGVQSAFSTWAAGLGSRAATLLVCDINEFKRINDTRRHAAGDECLCRLGAALHAVALPGDVAGRWGGDEFVLLLTGTAAAVEAQVADLDARLDGSLGCTVSVGRTPVRVGDVLTDAVTRADLAMYASKLRRPAPAQLVSA
- a CDS encoding LamG-like jellyroll fold domain-containing protein; this encodes MTTYRTAHRISAVLTALAGIGLLGGCGPGTAAPTPPTAPTGVQATPSSPQSITVTWTAASGATGYTLERRSGTAPYVPVASPDGSATTYTDTGLSPSTAYTYHLRVTTAAGTSPYSTEASATTPAPDPAAPTLNNVTVVNGISGTPERVTISGTASTTSGTLQGVTVDWGETGSTPSTASTGNFTATHDYQASGTYTVKVTATDSSGRRTTDTRTLNVTRFQTGSQAHFVFDGNTFTDLSGNKRSGTYAGSGCLTPVADRYTVADRAERFNDPGAAACTVSVSGGGTTAPIPLPGEFSVNVWVRPDSTRLNRGGWLTGTKDGAFSLTLGTDGRVTARLAPASGAALNVTDPTAITGNAWTQYVAILSGSPSILGLYRDGVRVAQASASSAYVLPQGTAAWTVADAQGGTDSGAGSSPFSGSVDDLRLYNRALQPYEVSALYTLDRYPKP